A genomic region of Dermacentor andersoni chromosome 9, qqDerAnde1_hic_scaffold, whole genome shotgun sequence contains the following coding sequences:
- the LOC126528093 gene encoding uncharacterized protein, translated as MEHKPFLWSNDRQKILIDFFKENEFLYNPIHPDYKKRRLRDKKILELCNTLGCSMLECKNKFHNLRTYFFREYNKVLKHNGTCNGNGEETYTSKWDFYEDMKFLNVCYLPRTMEIAAANENNHEPPADPSGAENNWEVNSILEPDCLIDESTEVLEAEQDSSSVSEHRAQTPPHKRRKQQEEQSATSATPTRNSALLDEEHYFGMYVAAALRTFDALARDTAKVKIMDLIMHLRHNVDPNHRK; from the exons ATGGAGCACAAGCCG tttcTGTGGAGTAACGACCGGCAGAAAATACTCATTGACTTTTTCAAGGAGAACGAATTTCTGTACAACCCTATTCATCCAGACTACAAGAAGAGGAGACTTCGAGACAAGAAGATTCTCGAACTGTGCAATACACTCGGGTGTTCAA TGCTGGAATGCAAGAACAAGTTCCACAACTTGCGCACGTACTTCTTCCGCGAGTACAACAAGGTTCTCAAGCACAACGGGACATGCAACGGAAATGGAGAGGAAACTTACACCTCCAAGTGGGACTTCTACGAAGACATGAAGTTTCTTAATGTGTGCTACCTTCCTCGAACTATGGAGATAGCGGCCGCAAATGAGAACAACCATGAGCCCCCGGCAGATCCATCTGGCGCAGAAAACAACTGGGAAGTCAACAGCATTCTGGAGCCAGACTGCCTTATA GATGAGTCCACCGAGGTGCTGGAGGCCGAGCAGGACAGCTCCAGCGTCTCGGAGCACCGTGCCCAGACGCCCCCGCACAAGCGGAGAAAACAGCAGGAGGAGCAGTCCGCGACGTCGGCGACGCCTACCCGGAACAGTGCGCTGCTCGATGAGGAGCACTACTTCGGCATGTATGTCGCGGCCGCGCTCCGCACGTTCGATGCCTTGGCCCGTGACACAGCCAAGGTCAAGATCATGGACCTGATCATGCATTTAAGACACAACGTCGACCCTAATCATAGGAAGTAG